The Streptomyces nitrosporeus genome includes a window with the following:
- a CDS encoding ABC transporter permease, with the protein MTQPAPPAPHHGPGKQDTTGPAAAPAKTAGPARAFGLRADVRNLSLLGVLAVLVAVGGITEPEAFLDTGNLQLILTQASVIGVVTVGMTFVIISGGIDLSVGAMVALASVWATTLATQEYGFAGIAFTAVVVGLAAGLVNGVLIAYGRLVPFIATLAMLASARGLALQITDGKTQIVTVRPVLDLGLPGSYVLGIPPLVLIFAAVTAAGWLLLNRTTFGRRTVAVGGNAEAARLAGIDVRRQRLYLYLLSGLCCGIAAFMLVVLSGSGQNTNGNLYELDAIAAAIIGGTLLSGGRGTIVGSVLGVLVFTTITNIFALNNLQSDVQQIAKGAIIVAAVLVQRRSLRDDGT; encoded by the coding sequence ATGACCCAGCCAGCCCCTCCGGCGCCGCACCACGGGCCCGGGAAGCAGGACACCACCGGGCCCGCCGCGGCGCCCGCGAAGACGGCCGGTCCGGCACGCGCCTTCGGTCTGCGCGCCGACGTCCGCAACCTGTCGCTGCTCGGCGTCCTGGCCGTCCTGGTGGCCGTCGGCGGCATCACCGAACCGGAGGCGTTCCTCGACACCGGGAACCTCCAGCTGATCCTGACGCAGGCATCCGTCATCGGGGTCGTCACCGTCGGCATGACCTTCGTCATCATCAGCGGCGGTATCGACCTCTCCGTCGGCGCGATGGTCGCGCTCGCCTCCGTCTGGGCGACCACCCTGGCCACCCAGGAGTACGGCTTCGCGGGCATCGCCTTCACCGCCGTGGTCGTGGGGCTGGCCGCCGGACTCGTCAACGGGGTCCTCATCGCCTACGGCCGGCTGGTGCCGTTCATCGCGACGCTCGCCATGCTCGCCTCGGCCCGCGGACTGGCCCTCCAGATCACCGACGGCAAGACCCAGATCGTCACCGTCCGGCCGGTCCTGGACCTCGGACTGCCCGGCAGCTACGTCCTGGGCATCCCGCCCCTGGTCCTCATCTTCGCCGCGGTCACCGCGGCCGGCTGGCTGCTCCTGAACCGCACGACCTTCGGCCGCCGTACGGTCGCGGTCGGCGGCAACGCGGAAGCGGCCCGGCTCGCCGGGATCGACGTACGGCGGCAGCGGCTCTACCTGTACCTGCTCTCCGGACTGTGCTGCGGCATCGCCGCCTTCATGCTGGTCGTCCTGTCCGGATCGGGCCAGAACACCAACGGCAACCTGTACGAACTCGACGCCATCGCCGCAGCGATCATCGGCGGGACCCTGCTGAGCGGGGGGCGGGGCACCATCGTGGGCTCCGTCCTCGGGGTCCTCGTCTTCACCACGATCACCAACATCTTCGCGCTCAACAACCTGCAGAGCGACGTCCAGCAGATCGCCAAGGGGGCGATCATCGTCGCCGCCGTCCTGGTCCAGCGGCGCTCCCTGCGGGACGACGGGACCTGA
- a CDS encoding sugar ABC transporter ATP-binding protein: MAPEPPLLTMSGITKSFPGVRALDGVDLEVEAGEVHCLLGQNGAGKSTLIKVLAGAHQPDSGTITWQGAPVRLSSPITAMRLGIATIYQELDLVEGMSVAENVFLGHEPVSARFVVRTRDARTGAAALLERLGHPEIDPAREVGELSAAHRQIVSMARALSHDVRLIVMDEPSAALDPDEVGNLFRIVDGLTADGVAVVYISHRLEEIRRIGDRVTVLKDGRAVAGGLPAASTPTGDVVALMTGRTVEYVFPRRPAPDGGPAAGPALTAAGPVLTVEGLCREGEFGPVDLELRPGEIVGLAGLVGSGRSEILETVYGARRPTAGRVTVAGTPLRAGSVRAAVAAGIGLAPEERKAQALLLTESVTRNVSLSTLSRFARGGWLDRRAERTAARTATRELSLRPDHPDAAVRTLSGGNQQKAVLARWLLRGCRILLLDEPTRGVDVGARAELYAVIRRLADEGLAVLLVSSEVPEVLGLADRVLVLREGRVVHTALARELDEHRVLDLVMEGSPTS; this comes from the coding sequence ATGGCACCAGAACCACCCCTGCTCACGATGTCCGGCATCACCAAGTCCTTCCCCGGCGTGCGCGCCCTGGACGGCGTGGACCTCGAGGTCGAGGCCGGTGAGGTGCACTGCCTGCTCGGCCAGAACGGAGCCGGCAAGTCCACCCTCATCAAGGTGCTCGCAGGCGCCCACCAGCCCGACTCCGGGACCATCACCTGGCAGGGCGCACCCGTCCGGCTCTCCTCGCCGATCACCGCGATGCGCCTCGGCATCGCCACCATCTACCAGGAACTCGACCTGGTGGAGGGCATGTCGGTCGCGGAGAACGTGTTCCTCGGCCATGAGCCCGTCAGCGCCCGGTTCGTCGTCCGCACCCGCGACGCGAGGACCGGGGCCGCCGCGCTCCTGGAACGGCTGGGCCACCCGGAGATCGACCCGGCCCGCGAGGTCGGCGAACTCTCCGCCGCCCACCGGCAGATCGTCTCCATGGCCCGGGCGCTCTCCCACGACGTACGCCTCATCGTGATGGACGAACCCTCCGCCGCCCTCGACCCCGACGAGGTCGGCAACCTCTTCCGGATCGTCGACGGCCTCACCGCCGACGGGGTGGCCGTCGTCTACATCTCGCACCGGCTGGAGGAGATCCGGCGCATCGGCGACCGCGTCACCGTGCTCAAGGACGGCCGGGCCGTCGCCGGCGGCCTCCCCGCCGCGTCCACCCCCACCGGTGACGTCGTCGCCCTGATGACCGGCCGCACCGTCGAGTACGTCTTCCCGCGGAGACCCGCACCGGACGGCGGACCGGCCGCCGGCCCCGCCCTCACCGCCGCCGGCCCCGTCCTCACCGTCGAAGGGCTCTGCCGCGAGGGCGAGTTCGGACCGGTCGACCTGGAACTGCGCCCCGGGGAGATCGTCGGCCTGGCCGGGCTCGTCGGTTCCGGGCGCTCCGAGATCCTGGAGACGGTCTACGGGGCCCGCAGGCCCACCGCGGGCCGGGTCACCGTCGCGGGCACCCCCCTCAGAGCCGGCAGCGTCCGGGCCGCCGTCGCCGCGGGCATCGGCCTCGCCCCCGAGGAACGCAAGGCGCAGGCCCTCCTGCTGACCGAATCGGTCACCCGCAACGTCTCCCTCTCCACCCTCTCCCGCTTCGCCCGCGGCGGCTGGCTCGACCGCCGTGCCGAGCGCACGGCGGCCCGGACGGCCACCCGGGAACTCTCACTGCGCCCCGACCACCCCGACGCCGCCGTACGCACCCTGTCCGGCGGCAACCAGCAGAAGGCGGTGCTCGCCCGCTGGCTGCTCCGCGGCTGCCGGATCCTGCTGCTCGACGAACCCACCCGCGGTGTGGACGTCGGCGCGCGCGCCGAGCTCTACGCCGTCATCCGCCGGCTGGCCGACGAAGGCCTCGCCGTCCTGCTCGTCTCCAGCGAGGTGCCCGAGGTGCTGGGCCTGGCCGACCGGGTGCTGGTCCTCCGTGAGGGCCGCGTCGTGCACACCGCCCTCGCCCGCGAACTCGACGAGCACCGCGTACTCGACCTCGTCATGGAAGGGAGCCCGACCTCATGA
- a CDS encoding ROK family transcriptional regulator: protein MTARPANTHQARLLRLLRDEGPNSRAQLGDRIDLSRSKLAVEVDRLLETGLVVADGLAASRGGRRSHNIRLAPQLRFLGVDIGATSIDVAVTNAELEVLGHLNHPMDVREGPVAVFEQVLVMAAKLRALGLAEGFDGAGIGVPGPVRFPEGVPVAPPIMPGWDGFPVREALSQELGCPVMVDNDVNLMAMGEQHAGVARTVGDFLCVKIGTGIGCGIVVGGQVYRGTTGSAGDIGHIQVEPDGRACACGNRGCLEAHFSGAALARDAEDAARAGRSAELASRLEAAGTLTAADVAAAAAAGDPTALDLIREGGNRVGQVIAGLVSFFNPGLVVIGGGVTGLGHNLLASVRTQVYRQSLPLATGNLPIVLGELGPAAGVTGAARLISDHLFSPA, encoded by the coding sequence ATGACGGCACGACCCGCGAACACGCACCAGGCGCGACTGCTCCGGCTGTTGCGTGACGAGGGCCCCAACTCCCGTGCGCAGCTGGGCGACCGGATCGACCTGTCCCGATCGAAACTGGCCGTCGAGGTGGACCGGCTGCTGGAGACCGGGCTCGTCGTGGCGGACGGCCTCGCCGCGTCCCGTGGCGGGCGCCGGTCCCACAACATCCGGCTCGCCCCGCAACTGCGCTTCCTCGGCGTCGACATCGGCGCCACCTCGATCGACGTCGCCGTCACCAACGCCGAACTGGAGGTACTGGGCCACCTCAACCACCCCATGGACGTACGCGAGGGGCCCGTCGCCGTCTTCGAGCAGGTACTGGTGATGGCGGCCAAGCTGCGCGCCCTGGGCCTGGCCGAAGGATTCGACGGCGCGGGCATCGGCGTACCGGGACCGGTGCGCTTCCCCGAAGGAGTGCCGGTCGCCCCGCCGATCATGCCGGGCTGGGACGGTTTCCCCGTCCGCGAGGCCCTCAGCCAGGAACTGGGCTGCCCCGTCATGGTCGACAACGACGTGAACCTGATGGCGATGGGGGAGCAGCACGCGGGCGTCGCCCGCACCGTGGGCGACTTCCTGTGCGTCAAGATCGGTACGGGCATCGGCTGCGGCATCGTCGTCGGCGGCCAGGTCTACCGCGGTACGACGGGCAGCGCCGGGGACATCGGCCACATCCAGGTCGAGCCGGACGGACGTGCCTGCGCCTGCGGCAACCGGGGCTGCCTGGAAGCCCACTTCAGCGGCGCGGCCCTGGCCCGCGACGCCGAGGACGCGGCCCGCGCCGGACGGTCGGCGGAACTCGCGTCCCGGCTGGAGGCGGCCGGGACGCTCACCGCCGCCGATGTGGCCGCCGCCGCGGCGGCCGGCGACCCCACCGCACTCGACCTGATCCGCGAGGGCGGCAACCGTGTCGGCCAGGTCATCGCCGGACTCGTCAGCTTCTTCAACCCGGGCCTCGTCGTGATCGGCGGCGGGGTGACCGGGCTCGGCCACAACCTGCTGGCCAGCGTCCGTACCCAGGTCTACCGGCAGTCCCTGCCGCTGGCCACCGGCAACCTCCCCATCGTGCTCGGTGAGCTGGGCCCGGCCGCCGGGGTCACCGGCGCGGCACGCCTCATCAGCGACCACCTGTTCTCACCGGCCTGA